CAATACAGACGAGGAGGTGGTAGGTAATTTCCGAACAgctttagatgatgatgaacccaTTTTATCTATTCTATATTACTTGATTTAAGTTgaaagaaagtcaaataGTGATATGTGCAGACACAGGATGAAGGGGATATGACTCGCAACTTTGTATTACACCTTCCTCAATGAACTACCTATGATCGAGCTGTCACTACTCGTATTGTTCAGATCGAGAAAAAATACCGTAATAAACACGAGAAAACGTCATCATGGCCCACACCATACGGTAAGCGGAGATCACCACCACAATCCCAATAAACCTCCACACTGCAAGCTTCGTGTTTTGGGACATCCCATCTCATTCCGCAAGAAATGAACAGCAGCTAAGCGCATTGAGATACAAGAGATACATCGTTTGTTCATCCCTACCAACAGCGAGCAGACTCATAGAACCATTCGAATAAGAAGGACCCCAGGTATTATACCAGTGCTCGTCAAAATGGGAAAAGCCtcatcaaagtcaagtcCTAGGCCATCGCCAGTCGGACCGAAAGCTCTCTCATTACCCATATTCCAAAAACTGAAAAACAGACGAGTGATCTTGGCTTCAGCTAGTCcaaggaggaaagagatatTCGCTGCTTCGGtatgtcaaatatcaattaCCCGACTCCGAAACTTACTTTCTCCTTGGTTATCGTTGCTTCTATCAATCTATAACACGCACGACGTGCAACATAAAGTGACAtaagctgataatgatgacTGTTGGTCAGGATTTTCACCCTGAGATCGTTCCTTCTACTTTTGCGGAAGATCTACCTCATTCTAGATTTCAAGGTAGATTAGCTGATTATCCAATATCAACAGGCgcagagaaggtgagtcgcTCAGCTCAGCTCAATGTAACCTGGTCCAAAATGATCATAAGAGTAAGCTGATATTTATGGGTTATTCTCATCTATAGGCAATGGAAGTTTATGAAAGGTTGGTgaaagaaaatgaatatGATCCTCctgatttggtgatttcaggtgagtcatataTCACTCGACGACTGCGACATATATCAGATACATAGTGATACAAACTGTGACTCGATCGAGAAGTATCCCGCACAGGTTCTTAGCTGGGAAGTGTGTTTCGATGATCTGATTTCAGCTAACTGATTTCATGCTTCATCTTTTTTTTTAATAGCCGATACAGTAGTCATCTTTCCGCCAGAAAAAGATACTGCAGAGGGAGGTCAATACCACGGTGAGATATCAGAGGTATTGGAGAAACCCATAAATAAGAATGAGCAGGTATGTCTTTGACGTTTTCGGTCCCGCTTGCCAGACTTTCAATATTCAAGactgtcatcgtcatctcccGTTCCAAAACAATCGGTGTACAACGACCTGattgtcttttcttcaacAGACGAGAAGTTTGAGTTCGATGGCTGGAAGGCAGTGTGAAGTGATCACTGGAGTTTCAATAGGTTATTTCGACTTCCCTAACTGTGTATTCCTCAGAcataagctgatatcgtaTGGAATACAGTCTATCCTACTGTCGAAGCTCCAGGATTCAAGGTACAGTAAGTGTCGTCATCTTGATGGCGTCCAAATCACGAAAGGAAAATTGACTACATACTTGATCGGTTGTAGATctatatcagcttccacATTAGTACAATTCTATGACAACTCTGTAAGTTTTTTTAGTGGTATCCTACAGTAACCTACGTATGCCGTCATACAAAGCTAAAAAGCAAACTTGCTTAGAACGAGACAATTCAAGCTTATGTGGATAGTGGAGAAGGTATAGATCGAGCGGGTGGATTCGCTATTCAGGTCGGTCTTTCTTTTAGCATGGAGTGTATCGAGTTGACATGACTATTAGGGCTTGGGAGGAATACTGATCGAGAAGATAGAAGGAGATTATAATA
This genomic stretch from Kwoniella shivajii chromosome 3, complete sequence harbors:
- a CDS encoding septum formation protein Maf, which produces MGKASSKSSPRPSPVGPKALSLPIFQKLKNRRVILASASPRRKEIFAASDFHPEIVPSTFAEDLPHSRFQGRLADYPISTGAEKAMEVYERLVKENEYDPPDLVISADTVVIFPPEKDTAEGGQYHGEISEVLEKPINKNEQTRSLSSMAGRQCEVITGVSIVYPTVEAPGFKVQSISASTLVQFYDNSNETIQAYVDSGEGIDRAGGFAIQGLGGILIEKIEGDYNNCVGFPSSAFWRWISDLDADGIFDEAWQ